The following are from one region of the Trichoderma breve strain T069 chromosome 5, whole genome shotgun sequence genome:
- a CDS encoding sugar transporter domain-containing protein encodes MMEPAIEVGSRRKTFFQTALPVFACGAGLFSDGYVNNVIGSVNTVLKLQYGEVYTSSNASKYVSDIAFVGTVVGQLLFGFLADRWSRSNSLLVSTIILIVFTALATGSYYHGDAVGMFNMLTAWRFFVGIGIGGEYPAGSVGCAETSGELSSGTRNRWFILFTNTMIDWGFVIGAFVPYAVAAATHDQRLSTIWRTSLGIGVVFPLILFALRLRLKEPEEFSKNSMRHKTPYLLVIRYYGFRLLVVSTVWFLYDFSTYAFGIYSSSILSGIYSDSAPLTTVFGWNTVINLFYIPGTMIGAFVSDWIGPKYTLIIGVSLQAIIGYIMAGVYDKISKHIAAFAVVYGIFLSLGELGPGNNIGLLAAKTCATGVRGRYYGIAAAIGKIGAFVGTWVFPHIEAAGGNDPTKAAQYPFWVASSLALLSAAITFFFIPNVGQDTITEEDAKFREYLESHGWDTTQLGLNDKSDSIPTYNEEEHAVQKGEQ; translated from the exons ATGATGGAGCCCGCCATTGAAGTCGGCTCCCGCCGCAAGACCTTCTTCCAGACGGCTCTGCCCGTCTTTGCTTGCGGTGCTGGTCTCTTCTCCGACGGCTACGTCAACAACGTCATCGGTTCCGTCAACACCGTCCTCAAGCTTCAGTACGGCGAGGTCTACACCTCGTCCAACGCCAGCAAGTATGTGTCGGACATTGCCTTCGTCGGCACCGTCGTTGGACAGCTCCTGTTTGGCTTCCTGGCCGATCGATGGTCTCGCTCCAACTCGCTGCTCGTGTCCACCATCATTCTCATTGTCTTTACTGCCTTGGCCACTGGCTCTTACTATCACGGCGACGCTGTTGGCATGTTCAACATGCTGACTGCTTGGCGATTCTTTGTCGGTATTGGCATTGGAG GCGAGTATCCTGCTGGTAGTGTTGGCTGTGCCGAGACGAGCGGCGAGCTCTCGTCCGGCACCCGCAACCGATGGTTCATTCTCTTCACCAACACCATGATTGACTGGGGCTTTGTCATTGGAGCCTTTGTTCCCt ACGCTGTCGCAGCCGCTACTCACGACCAGCGCCTTAGCACCATCTGGCGAACTTCTCTCGGAATCGGCGTTGTTTTCCCTCTGATTCTCTTCGCTCTCCGTCTGAGGCTCAAGGAGCCCGAGGAGTTCTCCAAGAACTCTATGAGGCACAAGACTCCCTACCTGCTCGTCATCCGCTACTATGGCTTCCGATTGCTCGTCGTCAGCACCGTCTGGTTCCTATACGAT TTCTCTACGTATGCCTTTGGTATCTACTCCTCGTCCATCCTCTCCGGCATCTATTCCGATTCCGCTCCCCTCACCACCGTTTTTGGATGGAACACTGTCATCAACCTGTTCTATATCCCCGGAACCATGATTGGCGCATTTGTTAGCGATTGGATTGGCCCCAAGTATACTCTGATCATTGGCGTCTCTCTGCAAGCCATCATCGGATACATCATGGCGGGTGTCTACGACAAGATCTCGAAGCACATTGCTGCTTTCGCTGTCGTCTACGGCATTTTCCTGAGTCTGGGAGAGCTTGGACCTGGTAACAACATTGGTCTGCTGGCCGCCAAGACCTGCGCCACTGGTGTTCGTGGTCGTTACTATGGcattgccgctgccattggcaagatCGGTGCCTTTGTCGGAACCTGGGTGTTCCCCCACATCGAGGCTGCTGGTGGAAATGATCCCACCAAGGCTGCTCAGTACCCCTTCTGGGTCGCCTCTTCGCTGGCTCTTCTGTCCGCTGCCAttaccttcttcttcatccccaaCGTCGGCCAGGACACCATTACTGAGGAGGATGCCAAGTTCCGAGAGTATCTCGAGAGCCACGGCTGGGACACTACTCAGCTCGGTCTGAACGACAAGTCTGACTCCATCCCCACTTACAACGAGGAGGAGCATGCTGTCCAGAAGGGAGAGCAATAG
- a CDS encoding fusaric acid resistance protein-like domain-containing protein: MAPGTTPSSPAIAHPTSNDDTITLSPQPRAAPSRSSQASQDPAKSGCLKRFLNIVIASLARCFDAMSSSTKAALLRFFRWLDSPLGHGVLKCTLAYTIASLATFLTPLSNFLGTLDGKHVVATITVYFHPARSTGSMIEAVLIAVVAIAYAELVSILSMVVSVLVGSVMGLVTLAHVLVVILFIGGGFGFMGWIKQKMANPLVNVGSTLASLAIISVVTKENAVISNVFSNQKIVQVFKMLIMGITSTAAVNVLVWRVSARDLLRTSMAKATTSLGGMLSTISASFLKGVEEEQMSAEFTASSATYAVTYPQMLKNLREAKFEDYLLGRERIYVLQRSTVKAIETLARSIGGLRSAANTQLSLLKLAESDDVPPPLTRFLTVSSLGDFEGISPSSSSPRAAAHVSSRPNSPGQRPSSSARDHDDGPTPSSLFKLFVDLIGPSMEALTQSLVLILRESPLGSAPNYEVPISDELRQSLTEALFQFNVARFDALRQVYNMIEREKSTSRQIQAGLEEVAAACGHFSFSLQTFGEEMQKYLDILDDLKFVNEHNKRSWRWILWWRKDDTEPIRKRDVPRGIPDSMVLRRDTYNWQASPNASKILSAISQSILRFVRKIARDDILFGLKVGIGASLWAMLAFLEDTRDFYNHYRGEWGLLSFMIVCSMTVGASNTTGWARFMGTFFGAFFSLFNWTVSQGNAAALIVLGWLVAFWNFYLIVARGKAPLGRMTILAYNVSTLYAYSLSQRVDDDDDDEGGLHPIMMKIVKHRVISVTAGILWGLIVCRVIWPISARRKFKEGVSMLYLQMGLIWRRGPLAILLRSDCSESYLKSGEQVAMQRYANRLESLRQSAASEFELRGPFPMETYGRIMRSTNRILDSFYAMSLVAHRDRNLSAGERALLEYTATERAVLCDRICHVFQVLASSMMLEYPLTDAVPSVIGIRDRLLAKIFQFRKEHSVEAMRNLGSIPEREVDNGEGSHDAAAAVTPSDAPVNAVVAEEKDYALLYAYTLVTGQVAQELKIAEKEIEKLFGVLSEESPLLV; this comes from the exons ATGGCGCCTGgcacaacaccatcatcgccaGCCATCGCCCATCCT ACGAGCAACGATGACACCATTACTCTGTCGCCTCAGCCGCGGGCTGCTCCCTCGAGATCGAGCCAAGCGAGCCAAGACCCGGCCAAGAGCGGCTGCTTGAAGCGCTTCctcaacatcgtcatcgcaTCGCTGGCCCGCTGCTTCGACGCCATGAGCTCCTCGACAAAAGCCGCGCTGCTGCGCTTCTTCCGCTGGCTCGACTCGCCGCTGGGCCACGGCGTCCTCAAATGCACCTTGGCCTacaccatcgccagcctgGCCACCTTCCTCACGCCGCTCTCCAACTTCCTCGGCACGCTCGACGGGAAACATGTTGTGGCAACAATCACCGTCTATTTCCACCCGGCTCGGTCCACCGGCTCCATGATCGAGGCTGTCCTCATTGCCGTCGTCGCTATCGCATACGCCGAGCTTGTTTCGATCCTCTCCATGGTTGTCTCGGTCCTCGTCGGCTCCGTCATGGGTCTGGTCACTTTGGCGCATGTATTGGTCGTCATACTCTTCATTGgcggtggctttggcttcaTGGGGTGGATAAAGCAAAAGATGGCAAACCCGCTCGTCAATGTCGGCAGTACCTTGGCGTCActggccatcatctccgTCGTTACCAAAGAAAATGCCGTCATATCAAACGTCTTTTCCAACCAAAAGATTGTCCAGGTCTTTAAGATGCTCATCATGGGCATTACGTCCACGGCCGCCGTCAACGTTTTAGTTTGGAGGGTGTCGGCTCGCGATCTCTTGAGGACTTCCATGGCAAAGGCAACCACTTCTCTCGGAGGCATGCTTTCCACCATTTCTGCGAGTTTCCTGAAAGGAGTCGAGGAAGAGCAAATGTCTGCAGAATTCACTGCATCCTCAGCCACTTACGCAGTCACCTACCCACAAATGCTCAAGAACTTGCGAGAGGCCAAGTTTGAAGACTATCTCCTTGGTCGAGAGAGGATTTATGTCTTGCAGCGATCCACtgtcaaggccattgagacCCTGGCTCGCTCTATAGGCGGCTTACGCAGCGCAGCTAATACCCAGCTGTCCCTTCTCAAGCTGGCCGAGTCAGACGACGTGCCGCCTCCCCTGACGCGCTTCCTGACAGTCTCGTCACTAGGAGATTTTGAAGGCATATCGCCGAGTAGTTCGAGCCCGAGAGCGGCGGCCCATGTGTCAAGCAGGCCTAATTCGCCAGGACAACGGCCTAGTTCGTCCGCCCGTGATCACGATGATGGCCCTACCCCGTCATCTCTCTTCAAATTATTTGTCGATTTGATAGGTCCATCGATGGAAGCTTTAACACAAAGCCTTGTCCTGATTCTCCGAGAGTCGCCTTTGGGGTCTGCGCCCAATTATGAGGTTCCCATTAGCGACGAACTGCGGCAATCGCTGACGGAGGCCCTGTTTCAGTTCAATGTGGCGAGATTCGATGCCCTACGGCAAGTGTACAACATGATTGAGCGAGAGAAATCTACATCGAGGCAAATACAGGCCGGCTTAGAGGAAGTCGCTGCTGCCTGTGGACATTTCAGCTTCAGTCTGCAGACGTTTGGCGAGGAAATGCAAAAGTATCTGGATATTCTCGACGATCTCAAATTTGTCAACGAGCACAACAAACGAAGCTGGCGTTGGATACTCTGGTGGAGGAAAGACGACACCGAG CCCATCAGGAAGCGGGATGTGCCCAGAGGTATTCCGGATTCCATGGTTCTCCGTAGAGACACGTACAATTGGCAAGCATCGCCTAATGCTAGCAAAATACTATCCGCAATTTCGCAGTCTATTCTGAGATTTGTGCGGAAAATTGCCCGAGACGACA TTCTCTTTGGGCTCAAGGTTGGCATTGGCGCATCTCTTTGGGCAATGTTGGCCTTCTTAGAGGACACTCGAGACTTTTACAACCACTATCGTGGCGAGTGGGGGCTTTTGTCGTTCATGATTGTCTGCTCCATGACTGTCGGCGCTTCCAACACTACGGGCTGGGCTCGATTCATGGGGACATTCTTCGGTgcattcttctccttgttcaaCTGGACAGTAAGCCAGGGCAATGCGGCGGCACTCATCGTACTTGGGTGGCTAGTTGCCTTCTGGAATTTCTATCTCATTGTCGCTCGCGGCAAAGCTCCTCTGGGTAGGATGACTATCCTGGCGTATAACGTGTCGACACTGTACGCATACAGCCTGAGCCAACGggttgacgatgacgatgacgacgagggtGGCCTGCACCCCATCATGATGAAAATTGTAAAGCATAGAGTTATTTCGGTCACGGCGGGTATTCTTTGGGGCCTGATTGTTTGTAGGGTCATCTGGCCCATCTCGGCCCGTAGAAAGTTCAAGGAAGGTGTCTCGATGCTTTACCTCCAGATGGGTCTTATCTGGAGGCGAGGGCCCCTTGCTATCCTTCTCCGCAGCGACTGCTCCGAAAGCTACCTCAAGTCCGGGGAGCAAGTTGCCATGCAGAGATACGCCAACCGCTTGGAGAGTCTTCGACAATCGGCTGCATCAGAGTTTGAGCTTCGCGGGCCGTTCCCGATGGAGACGTACGGCCGCATCATGCGGAGCACAAACCGGATCCTAGACAGTTTTTACGCCATGAGTCTCGTAGCACACCGGGATAGAAACCTCAGTGCGGGCGAGCGCGCCTTGTTAGAATACACGGCAACGGAGCGAGCCGTCCTGTGCGACCGCATATGCCACGTCTTTCAAGTGCTTGCCAGCTCCATGATGCTGGAATATCCCCTGACCGATGCGGTCCCGAGCGTCATTGGCATTCGCGATCGGCTGCTCGCCAAGATTTTCCAGTTTCGCAAAGAGCACTCAGTCGAAGCCATGAGAAACCTTGGTTCCATCCCGGAAAGAGAAGTCGACAATGGTGAAGGCAGCCATGATGCCGCCGCGGCTGTCACTCCCAGTGACGCTCCTGTGAATGCGGtggtggctgaagagaaaGATTACGCTCTCCTTTACGCGTACACGCTGGTGACTGGCCAGGTTGCCCAGGAGCTGAAGATTgcagagaaggagattgagaaacTGTTTGGTGTGCTCAGCGAAGAGTCTCCTCTGCTTGTGTAA
- a CDS encoding protoglobin domain-containing protein, which produces MNPYSRPIKHIQREELYTNLEIRIQYLHSFLDFSSRDIDALISDSKYIKALIPAVVNIVYKKLLQYDITARAFTTRSTSFEGPLDEIPDENSPQILHRKMFLRAYLNKLCSDPSKMEFWEYLDKVGMMHVGLGRKHPLHIEYVHLGACLGFIQDIMNEAILSHPRLHIQRKIALVKALNKVIWVQNDLMAKWHVKDGAEFESPDSDIEIEREGYLHGKKILSDEDMKDHTNGEGAPDAEDKAIPQGTCPFSGVSAAGASVKHGDSEAA; this is translated from the exons ATGAACCCCTACTCAAGGCCGATAAAACACATCCAGCGCGAGGAGCTGTACACCAATCTGGAAATTCGAATCCAGTACCTCCACTCATTTCTCGACTTTTCAAGCC GTGACATTGATGCCCTCATTAGCGACTCCAAATACATCAAAGCCCTTATCCCCGCTGTCGTCAACATTGTCTACAAAAAGCTCCTCCAGTACGATATTACTGCCCGCGCCTTCACCACCAGAAGCACATCATTTGAGGGTCCTCTCGATGAGATCCCCGATGAAAACAGCCCGCAGATTCTGCATCGCAAGATGTTCCTGCGGGCGTACCTGAACAAGCTGTGTTCAGACCCAAGCAAGATGGAGTTTTGGGAGTATCTCGACAAAGTTGG CATGATGCACGTCGGTCTTGGCCGAAAACACCCCCTACACATCGAATACGTCCATCTCGGCGCCTGTCTAGGCTTCATCCAAGACATCATGAACGAGGCCATCCTCTCCCACCCACGCCTCCACATCCAGCGCAAAATCGCCCTCGTCAAGGCCCTCAACAAGGTCATCTGGGTGCAAAACGACCTCATGGCCAAGTGGCACGTCAAAGACGGCGCCGAGTTCGAGTCGCCCGACTCCgacattgagattgagcGCGAGGGATACCTGCACGGCAAGAAGATTCTAAGCGACGAAGATATGAAGGACCATACGAATGGTGAGGGAGCGCCTGATGCGGAGGACAAGGCGATACCGCAGGGAACGTGTCCCTTTTCTGGCGTGTCGGCTGCCGGAGCTTCAGTAAAGCATGGAGACTCTGAGGCGGCATAA
- a CDS encoding glycosyl hydrolase family 20, catalytic domain-containing protein, which yields MFSRAIVAALALSGPAFALWPVPKHSSTGNDTLFIDQTVQVTYNGEQVTYTAGYVPPSGPHFTSKEIVQGGVSRTFGAIFQQGFVPWMLRERDSDSEPALGGTRIRTLQIIQTKHDSANTFKPLNGAVNESYALDVDAKGHASLTAPSSTGILRGLETFSQLFFKHSSGTAWYTQLAPVSIRDEPKYPHRGLLLDVSRHWFEVSDIERTIDALAMNKMNVLHLHATDTQSWPLEIPSLPLLAEKGAYHKGLSYSPSDLASIQEYGVHRGVQVIVEIDMPGHVGIDKAYPGLSNAYGVNPWQWYCAQPPCGSFKLNNTDVEKFIDKLFEDLLPRLSPYSAYFHTGGDEYKANNSLLDPALRTNDMNTLQPMLQRFLDHVHGKVRDLGLVPMVWEEMILDWNATLGKDVVAQTWLGGGAIQKLAKAGYKVIDSSNDFYYLDCGRGEWLDFANGDPFNNNYPFLDWCDPTKNWKLMYSHEPTDGVSDDLKKNVIGGEVAVWTETIDTTSLDSIIWPRAGAAAEIWWSGKIDEKGNNRSQIDARPRLSEQRERMLARGVRGTPITQLWCSQVDVHNCESGNY from the exons ATGTTTTCCAGGGCCATTGTCGCCGCATTGGCCCTCAGCGGCCCGGCTTTTGCTCTGTGGCCCGTGCCGAAACACTCCTCGACCGGCAATGACACGCTCTTTATTGACCAGACGGTCCAGGTTACCTACAATGGTGAACAG GTTACTTACACGGCCGGCTACGTGCCTCCCAGCGGACCGCATTTCACCAGCAAGGAAATCGTTCAAGGCGGCGTCTCGCGGACATTCGGCGCCATCTTCCAGCAGGGCTTTGTGCCGTGGATGCTGCGTGAACGTGATTCGGACTCTGAACCGGCTCTAGGCGGAACACGGATCCGGACACTACAGATTATACAGACTAAGCACGATTCCGCGAATACCTTCAAGCCTCTGAATGGCGCAGTGAATGAATCCTATGCCCTGGATGTCGACGCAAAGGGCCACGCATCTCTCACCGCTCCGTCGTCAACGGGCATCCTTCGAGGCCTTGAAACCTTCtcccagctcttcttcaagcataGCTCCGGCACTGCTTGGTATACGCAGCTTGCACCTGTTTCGATCCGCGATGAGCCCAAGTATCCTCACCGCGGCCTCCTGTTGGATGTCAGCCGTCATTGGTTCGAGGTTTCTGACATTGAGCGTACCATTGATGCTCTGGCTATGAACAAAATGAAcgtgctgcatctgcacGCTACTGACACGCAGTCATGGCCGCTGGAGATTCCATCCCTGCCTCTGCTGGCTGAGAAGGGCGCCTATCACAAAGGCTTGAGCTACTCGCCGAGCGATCTCGCGAGCATCCAAGAGTATGGTGTTCATCGAGGTGTCCAGGTCATTGTAGAGATTGATATGCCAGGCCACGTCGGAATCGACAAGGCATACCCCGGGCTTAGCAACGCCTACGGAGTCAACCCGTGGCAGTGGTATTGCGCCCAGCCGCCCTGCGGATCTTTCAAGCTGAACAACACGGATGTCGAAAAGTTCATTGACAAGCTTTTTGAGGATTTGCTGCCGCGCCTGTCGCCGTACTCGGCCTACTTTCACACTGGTGGCGACGAGTACAAGGCGAACAACTCGCTGCTCGACCCGGCCCTTCGCACAAACGACATGAACACCCTGCAGCCGATGCTGCAGCGCTTCTTGGACCACGTGCATGGTAAGGTTCGCGATCTGGGACTCGTTCCCATGGTTTGGGAAGAAATGATTCTGGATTGGAACGCAACTCTGGGCAAGGATGTGGTTGCGCAAACTTGGCTTGGTGGAGGGGCGATTCAGAAGCTTGCCAAGGCTGGATACAAGGTTATTGACAGCAGCAACGACTTTTAC TATCTCGATTGTGGTCGTGGTGAGTGGCTCGATTTTGCCAACGGGGACCCCTTTAACAACAACTATCCCTTCCTTGACTGGTGCGATCCGACCAAGAACTGGAAGCTCATGTACTCACACGAGCCCACGGACGGCGTGTCCGATGATCTCAAGAAGAATGTCATTGGTGGCGAAGTTGCCGTCTGGACTGAGACTATTGATACGACTAGCTTGGACTCTATCATCTGGCCGCGAGCGGGAGCGGCAGCTGAGATTTGGTGGTCGGGCAAGATCGATGAGAAGGGAAACAACCGATCACAGATTGATGCACGGCCGAGATTATCGGAGCAGCGAGAGCGCATGTTGGCAAGGGGAGTCCGAGGAACGCCAATTACGCAGCTGTGGTGTAGTCAGGTTGACGTTCATAACTGCGAGTCTGGAAATTACTGA
- a CDS encoding eukaryotic aspartyl protease domain-containing protein, whose translation MHVPLASLSFASLAAASLPEGVIEIPLQRIKNQSAYGAEFLVGNPPQKAIISADTGSPTYAFESPRNVVCQNGFCSSYGTYDNTTSTTTKWISDGYNDLLIDHGFGSYINDTLQVGGITVKDMMFGVVELNAASFPINTQQTAIFGLGAFCQTKACDTYPTFINQLYEHGVISRRAFSVYLGPNDADAKASLLIGGIDLAKRQGPVYKLDVLDPTTIAANEQPNWIPLSSLELQLANGTKVTSTYDNGTYALWDTGSPGWYVQQDLFDALTSYWGLANPDPNDTLFVDCKFREPSDDSIAVNLDNGDGTCTAPVAPFGTLMGDTFLRNVYFTFDYDNLTIEFSLAKYTDETNIVKIE comes from the exons ATGCACGTTCCTCTTGCATCTCTCTCATTTGCTTCCCTCGCCGCGGCTTCTCTACCAGAGGGCGTGATCGAAATCCCGCTCCAGCGCATCAAAAACCAGAGCGCGTATGGCGCCGAATTCCTCGTCGGCAACCCGCCGCAAAAGGCCATTATTTCGGCCGACACGGGCAGTCCGACATATGCCTTTGAGTCACCCC GCAATGTCGTATGCCAGAATGGCTTCTGCTCAAGCTACGGCACTTACGACAACACCACTTCCACCACAACAAAATGGATCAGCGATGGCTATAACGATTTGCTCATCGACCATGGCTTTGGAAGCTACATCAACGACACTCTTCAGGTCGgcggcatcaccgtcaaAGACATGATGTTTGGCGTCGTCGAGCTAAACGCTGCCTCTTTTCCCATCAACACGCAACAGACTGCCATTTTCGGCCTTGGAGCCTTCTGTCAGACCAAGGCCTGTGACACCTACCCGACTTTCATCAACCAACTATACGAGCACGGTGTCATTTCCCGCCGTGCCTTTAGCGTATATCTAGGACCGAATGATGCCGACGCCAAAGCGTCGCTGCTCATCGGTGGAATTGATCTGGCTAAACGCCAGGGTCCCGTTTACAAATTGGATGTCCTAGATCCGACCACGATCGCGGCGAATGAGCAGCCAAACTGGATCCCCCTTTCCAGCCTCGAATTGCAGCTTGCAAATGGAACCAAAGTCACCTCTACCTATGACAATGGCACATACGCTCTCTGGGACACCGGCTCTCCCGGATGGTACGTCCAGCAAGATCTTTTTGACGCCCTCACCAGTTATTGGGGGCTCGCAAACCCTGATCCAAATGACACCTTATTTGTGGACTGCAAGTTCCGTGAGCCATCTGATGACTCCATTGCTGTGAATCTTG ACAACGGTGATGGCACTTGCACTGCACCTGTTGCGCCGTTTGGTACCTTAATGGGTGATACTTTTCTCCGCAATGTCTACTTTACCTTCGATTACGACAACCTGACGATTGAGTTTTCTCTCGCAAAGTACACTGATGAGACGaacattgtcaagattgaGTAA